CCTATCACCCATATCTCCAGCCAAATCTTTATCTTGGTTCCTTTTCTTAATCTCCACTGACTATTTTTCTTTATAAAGCTAATCTGCTTTCGAATTCCATACCAGGcccaagaacaattcttccttataTTGGCATGAAGGAGACTTGTACAGGGAAAGTATTTGTCCTGTATTTTTTTTCCTCATTGCTTATATGTGTTTGTACCAATCCTCCAGGCACCATGAACAAGTATTGTCTGATTTAAGATCTTTAGATTCCTGAAGCCTTGTCCTCCACAATTCTTATGTAATCCCAAATGTTTCCAGGATATAACATAAATACcttttttatcttcaaaaccccaCCAGAATTTCCTTTGTGTTGCCTCTATCTTGTTGAGAATATCAACTGGGATTTGAAAACAGCTCATAGAGTAAGTGGGAATAGTGTTTGTCACAGTTTTGACCATGATAGACTACTTTCGGGACATTGGTTGCAGCGATAGTTTTCCCATCCTATGCATTAATATGGTTATTAATGCATTAATATGGTTATTAACTCTGTCCAAGATAGTTTTCCACTTTGAGACATAGTTTTCCCATCCCATgcattaatattattattaactCTGTCCAAGATATGCATTAATATGATTTTCCACTTTGAGACATAGTTTTACCATCCCATGCATTAATATGGTTATTAAATCTGTCCAAGATATGTGAAAATCTTTCCTTTTTGTTCTTGCCAATGATGAGAGGTATACCCAAGTATCTTTCATCAGCCTGCATTTTTGGAACCTTCAATCTTCTTGTTAATAATCTACAAAAATTTTGAGGAACTTGAACACTAAAATGAACACATGACTTGTTGAAGTTTACCATTTGTCCTGAGGTAGCACCAAAATATGTAATTATCTTCAACACATTGTTCACATTGTGGAGATCAGCCTTCAAGAGTAAAAGACAATCGTCCGCGAAAAAAGGTGAGATATGGAGGGAGTTGTGGGTGCTATTTTGATGCCTTCGATCCGTTGTTGTTGTTCAGCCTGATATAGTTGTCTAGAAAAAGCCTCTATTGCAATGATGAATAAATAAGGTgatagaggatcaccttgacgtaTTCCTCTTGATGGTTGATAGGCAGCACAAGGAGCTCCATTCAATAAGATTGAGATTTTGGTGGTTGTAATACATTGCATAATGAGATTACACCAATCAAGACAAAAACCCATTTGAACCATGACATCCTTAATGAAAGACCACTcaagcctatcaaaggctttagaTATGTCTAGCTTTAGAGCTAAATACTTGTCATCTACCTTCTTATCCTTCATTGTATACATGATTTCTTGAGCTAGTTGAATATTGTCTGTGATCTGTTTCCTTGGGACGTACGCTGCTTGGAGTGGAGAAATAATCTTACTCATTAATTTCTTCATATGGAATGTTATAATCTTGGAAATTATTTTGTAAGATGTATTGCATAGAGCAATTGGCCTCAAGTCCGAAGGAAACTGTTTGTTTTTCGTCTTCGGAATTAAAGAGACATTTGTAGCATTTAAACTCTTGAGTAAGTAACCTGTACGGAAAAATTGATGTACCATGTGAATAACGTCCTCCCCAACAACATACCAATGAGACTTGAGAAAACCTGGTGGAAAACCATCAGGCCATGGTGCTTTCCACGACTTCATACTCTTCAAAGATTTGTAGATTTCTACCTCATCAAGCATGCGCATTAACTCTATGTTATCTGCTTCAGTGATAGTAGTCGTAATACAGTATAATAGTTGGTCATTTCTTACTGGCGAACTGGTTGTGTGCAAAGTCCCATAATGTTCAGTTAGTAACTTCTCCAGCTCACTTCTTGATGTGCATCAATGCCCATCTGCATCCTTCAATGCCATGATATTATTTCTTGACCTTCTTTTATTTGCCATAACATGATGGTGTTTTGTATTCCTATCCATCTCTAAATAATAATCTGCTCTTGCATTTTGCCCCCAAAACTCACTTTGGACTTGATGCCAATATTTAATTTGTGTTTCCAACTCTTGGACATGACTTGTTGAATTATTATCTTGAATGCCTTCTTGAATAGCTgcaatttgttgatgaagtaagaAAATATTACTTTGTATATCTCCAAAATTTTCTCTATTCCACCTGGTTATATATCTCCTTGCAATGATAAGTCTTCTAGATAACTTATAAGCATCTGAGCCATTAACCTGCTGATTCCAGGCAGCTTGCACTTCAGCTTTTAAAGAATCGTCTCTTTCATAACATTGAAAGTACTTCCAATTTCTTTTTTTGTCACCATCATTATATGAAGAGTCCAAATGATTGGACGATGATC
The nucleotide sequence above comes from Papaver somniferum cultivar HN1 chromosome 8, ASM357369v1, whole genome shotgun sequence. Encoded proteins:
- the LOC113305422 gene encoding uncharacterized protein LOC113305422; the protein is MVSSSSRDPPYIQLIQEVGLDDMSYTGRSFAWSSNVCGGGIRRSRLDKALTNAEWVLHFPDAKLIHLPQLGSDHRPIIWTLHIMMVNGSDAYKLSRRLIIARRYITRWNRENFGDIQSNIFLLHQQIAAIQEGIQDNNSTSHVQELETQIKYWHQVQSEFWGQNARADYYLEMDRNTKHHHVMANKRRSRNNIMALKDADGH